The following coding sequences lie in one Leptospira selangorensis genomic window:
- a CDS encoding oxygenase MpaB family protein encodes MNSSELRALRKETDPLADEIVTKYFTESAFDREKTMLFFDALSRNSDPIPAGLPDYLEKYFYETEDLPSWADKSKIAKGEQLFTLYGPQILMMLCVKSLPMAYSCGDGAQVLYKTGRLIEQNGVIDGVNRRLMETTQFVISVAQENGLGPQGKGIRTAQKVRLMHASIRYFLGKGKDWDPAWGQPINQEDMAGTLQSFSSLVVEGLGQSSLKLSQEEKDAYIHLWRVVGHFIGVKPELCPEGYDVAHSLGESIFNDQQKPSDAGKILAKSLLDFMEYMLPGNLFDNLPLFFLQTYMGQKTSEVLGLGWPPKNPLGYFMEKIFKDIDSHVDDDEGFGKLVAYFASKLLFSMDHFYYGGKKARFWIPPSLRENWRL; translated from the coding sequence ATGAATTCGAGCGAGTTACGCGCATTACGAAAAGAAACTGATCCATTGGCGGATGAAATAGTCACAAAATATTTTACCGAATCCGCTTTTGATCGAGAAAAAACGATGCTATTTTTCGATGCGCTTTCCAGGAATTCGGATCCAATTCCCGCCGGTCTGCCGGACTATCTTGAAAAATATTTTTATGAGACGGAAGACCTTCCTTCTTGGGCGGATAAAAGTAAGATCGCAAAAGGAGAGCAGCTATTCACCCTTTATGGTCCTCAGATCTTAATGATGCTTTGTGTTAAGTCTCTTCCCATGGCGTACTCTTGCGGTGATGGGGCACAGGTACTTTACAAAACTGGAAGATTAATAGAACAGAATGGTGTAATAGACGGAGTTAATCGAAGACTGATGGAAACAACTCAGTTCGTCATCTCTGTTGCTCAAGAAAACGGATTGGGGCCTCAAGGGAAAGGGATCCGCACCGCTCAAAAAGTAAGATTAATGCATGCATCCATAAGATATTTTCTTGGAAAAGGAAAAGATTGGGATCCTGCTTGGGGACAACCGATCAACCAAGAAGATATGGCAGGAACTCTACAGTCTTTTTCAAGTTTAGTGGTAGAAGGTCTTGGTCAGTCCTCTTTAAAACTCAGCCAGGAAGAAAAAGACGCATACATTCATCTATGGAGAGTAGTGGGACATTTTATAGGAGTAAAACCTGAACTTTGTCCGGAAGGATACGATGTCGCCCATTCTTTAGGCGAATCGATATTTAATGATCAACAAAAACCCTCGGATGCAGGCAAGATACTTGCAAAATCTCTGTTGGACTTTATGGAGTATATGCTCCCGGGGAACTTATTCGATAATCTTCCATTATTTTTTCTGCAAACATATATGGGACAAAAAACAAGTGAAGTACTTGGATTAGGATGGCCTCCTAAAAATCCTTTGGGTTATTTTATGGAAAAGATCTTTAAGGATATAGATTCCCATGTAGATGATGATGAAGGTTTCGGAAAGTTAGTCGCTTATTTTGCTTCCAAACTTCTTTTTTCTATGGATCATTTCTATTACGGCGGAAAAAAAGCCAGATTCTGGATCCCGCCTTCATTAAGAGAGAATTGGAGACTATAA
- a CDS encoding trifunctional serine/threonine-protein kinase/ATP-binding protein/SpoIIE family protein phosphatase, with translation METTQDLSTDRVPYELGELLYEDSFSQTYRGKFGRTREPKIIRVQRPEGKETSSVYFLNEFELGKLVSDPGILKPEDMFENSDGICLVYENIPSKLLHQSLGGSISLETFLEIALAITENLAKLHSFGIVHNQISPRAFFYNPDTGETKLAWLGGASLLLSEKGSYAPLRYTFDILPYCSPENTGRLNRPVDFRSDAYSLGALFYKMISGTPPFETEDPLEMVHYHIARSPVSLVKKREDVPTAISTLVDKLLSKMPEERYFSLENLIHDLKSIKDSLKSKRKLSEFVPGVYERKVGFRDSPRIYDRDRERKEIESGIVNVTNGRRSAIFIGGKSGTGKTALVEDAITYLDIYSVVLLRGKFEEDKKEIPYYAFRQIMDDLLRRILQKKEEEIILLKNFIKETLGDNIEILTQFLPDLGKTLGIEIPAKTNKRQKDEKILFAVALRFLTLCFDRKNPAIILVDDLQWADSASIALLEFILSSEDWEGLLFVLTSRSEDADFFPNVNVKQGSPGLDLKEIRLSPLNRHSVFKYVSDSIHVSAEDANRLAEVLVSKTGGNPLFLHQFLRSLYEEGCLSFDPKTAYHKVDWDRLLQRTVTDNVLDLFLDKVGKLPDETLEVLRVGACIGAKFDLKDMYDFFKARPGVLSRGIREAVREGIVFYRESGNMLFPALQYISQRKIEESGMYSSLSNVQFHFSHDRMIQSILDATDSAEKARIHNTLAKLLIEREKFSGGSEQILDIANHLLRSRELYTNGRENEDFFHYTILAGNSAKSGAAYESSYSFFSLLASQLKDSYWQKDRKNAIHILKSLAESAYYLSRREEAEKIVSDLLSKLNTPSEKADVYLMQLEVMNVYNDLDSASKIGIKALQSLGIGFKEKPGFLAVFGEVLKMVFYSRGRSPEKLVNAKDSKDPYKTEALNILVNLLNYGKHMDMKVMAYIYLKLINLTLKEGNAPFSFFGYAGFGSILLSINGNFQQSMRYWTLAEKILKKFKSDELYGRFVFGRTILLDYFMYPFRSIVDYTEEAFHKCMQYGDYLWAAFALFSQNTNQLYSAENSISYREKIRENLERGSKLNYDILMVMLHSSDSYLDRLEGKSTETVRYKDNLFADQEFESRVLESAGNGTANSWYATLFGSLAYLSGYYLETERIFKKYHPDLEKSRIMFIYSEYRFYRSLGLLKLRKKKLKITEKFFFRYSLYLFKLWSRIYPPSFQLFYFVLAGLYEDYAGRNENASKYFDMAMQQVESEPNDFRKAVVYQHVAEWSLAQGRTSYGKFLMQNAVRLYGSWGAKSIVNLLRDEHGELLRPQGTPKRSVEKILADSMLSTSFSLDLRTVLKASQSISGVIELGELLRQLIRTIMENAAATRGFLILPQNKELFLMAGSDIEEPGFLPKPISLDEAGHLLPLEVVYFCFRSGQKVLISDAAKDSFYSVNPYIKRSKPKSLLCMPITKQGRTLCVLYLENRLTAGIFDEHRLEILEILSAQAAISLENAKLYEDITRMNSELERKVNERTEELARSLSIIRKDMLYSQKIQRSILPELKSIPGMRYSVNYLPMDEVGGDFYDICKLSNGRYRFFLADATGHGVQAALVTMAIKGEYESLKSSLEKPGEILSGLNNSILNKYKTLYFTGAICDVDLSEKKVYFASAGHISQFLVRSYQTEEMPKTGAILGFVKDYPYRTEEYKIESGARIFLFSDGIYEQFDEDKLEYGEERFLHSIRSNAQFEPQIQAERILSDLQNFISKSSIQDDITLLILDID, from the coding sequence TTGGAAACTACTCAGGATTTGTCCACAGACAGAGTTCCTTATGAATTAGGGGAATTATTGTACGAGGACAGTTTTTCTCAAACATATAGAGGAAAATTCGGTAGGACCAGAGAACCAAAGATCATTCGAGTACAAAGACCGGAGGGGAAAGAAACCTCTTCGGTGTATTTTCTGAATGAATTCGAATTGGGTAAACTGGTTAGTGATCCTGGCATTCTTAAGCCGGAAGATATGTTCGAAAATTCGGATGGTATCTGTTTGGTGTACGAAAATATTCCTTCTAAACTTCTTCATCAAAGTTTGGGAGGATCAATTTCTCTAGAAACTTTTTTAGAGATAGCGTTAGCAATCACGGAGAATCTCGCAAAATTACATTCTTTCGGAATAGTTCATAATCAAATTTCTCCAAGGGCATTTTTTTATAATCCGGATACTGGAGAAACTAAACTTGCTTGGTTGGGTGGAGCTTCTCTTCTTCTTTCCGAAAAGGGAAGTTATGCGCCTCTTAGATATACATTCGATATTCTACCATATTGTTCTCCTGAGAATACCGGAAGGTTGAATCGTCCTGTCGATTTCAGATCCGACGCATATTCTTTAGGAGCTTTGTTCTATAAGATGATCTCCGGAACTCCTCCATTTGAAACGGAAGATCCATTGGAGATGGTCCATTATCATATCGCAAGATCTCCCGTTTCCCTAGTGAAGAAGAGGGAAGATGTTCCTACTGCGATCTCTACTTTGGTAGACAAATTGCTCTCTAAGATGCCGGAAGAGAGATACTTCTCTTTGGAAAATCTGATACACGATCTAAAGAGCATTAAGGATTCTTTAAAGTCCAAACGTAAATTGTCCGAGTTTGTTCCTGGAGTTTATGAAAGAAAGGTAGGGTTTCGGGATTCTCCTCGTATCTATGATAGGGATAGAGAGAGAAAAGAGATCGAATCCGGAATAGTGAATGTAACTAACGGAAGAAGGTCCGCTATATTCATCGGAGGCAAATCTGGCACGGGAAAAACCGCTCTAGTAGAAGATGCGATCACGTACCTTGATATTTATTCGGTAGTTCTATTACGTGGGAAGTTCGAAGAAGATAAAAAAGAGATTCCATATTACGCATTTCGCCAGATCATGGATGATCTTTTAAGAAGGATCCTTCAGAAAAAAGAAGAAGAGATCATTCTACTTAAGAATTTTATAAAGGAAACTCTAGGAGATAATATAGAGATCCTAACACAATTCCTACCTGACCTGGGAAAAACATTAGGAATAGAAATACCGGCAAAAACGAATAAAAGGCAGAAGGATGAAAAGATCCTATTTGCAGTCGCGCTTAGATTTTTAACACTTTGTTTTGATCGAAAAAATCCGGCTATCATTTTAGTGGATGATCTACAATGGGCGGATTCCGCTTCTATTGCATTACTCGAATTCATATTAAGCAGCGAGGATTGGGAAGGATTATTATTCGTTCTTACCAGTCGTTCGGAAGATGCGGACTTCTTCCCGAATGTGAATGTAAAACAAGGCTCTCCTGGTTTAGATCTGAAAGAGATACGCCTTTCTCCCTTAAATAGGCATAGCGTTTTTAAATATGTGTCTGATAGTATCCATGTTTCCGCAGAGGATGCGAACAGGCTTGCGGAAGTTCTGGTTTCTAAAACCGGAGGGAATCCTTTATTTTTACATCAATTCTTGAGGTCCTTATATGAAGAAGGATGTCTGAGTTTTGATCCTAAAACAGCTTATCATAAAGTGGATTGGGATAGGCTTTTACAAAGGACAGTTACGGATAACGTTCTAGATCTATTTTTAGACAAGGTCGGTAAACTTCCGGATGAAACCTTGGAGGTTTTGAGGGTAGGGGCCTGTATCGGTGCAAAATTCGATCTGAAAGATATGTACGATTTTTTCAAGGCCAGACCCGGAGTTTTGTCTAGAGGAATTCGAGAAGCAGTCAGAGAGGGGATCGTATTCTATAGAGAATCCGGGAATATGTTATTCCCGGCCTTGCAGTATATTTCTCAAAGAAAGATAGAAGAGTCCGGAATGTATTCCTCTCTTTCGAATGTGCAGTTCCATTTTTCTCATGATAGGATGATCCAAAGTATTTTGGATGCAACAGACTCCGCAGAAAAAGCAAGGATCCATAATACACTTGCAAAATTATTAATAGAGCGCGAAAAATTTTCAGGCGGGTCCGAACAGATTTTAGATATTGCAAATCATCTTTTGCGTTCCAGGGAATTGTATACGAATGGGCGGGAGAATGAGGACTTCTTCCATTATACGATACTTGCGGGAAACTCCGCAAAATCCGGCGCAGCTTACGAATCTTCTTATTCTTTTTTCAGCCTGCTTGCTTCTCAACTTAAGGACTCTTATTGGCAGAAGGATAGAAAGAATGCGATCCATATCTTAAAGTCCCTGGCGGAATCCGCATATTATTTATCCAGAAGAGAAGAAGCGGAGAAGATAGTATCCGATCTGCTTTCCAAGCTCAATACACCATCCGAAAAGGCGGATGTTTATCTGATGCAACTGGAAGTGATGAACGTTTATAACGATTTGGATTCTGCGTCCAAAATCGGGATCAAAGCATTACAATCTCTTGGAATAGGTTTCAAAGAGAAGCCTGGGTTTTTGGCGGTATTCGGCGAAGTGCTCAAGATGGTCTTTTATAGTAGAGGAAGATCTCCTGAAAAATTAGTAAATGCAAAAGATAGTAAAGATCCATATAAAACGGAAGCCTTAAACATTTTAGTCAATCTTCTGAATTACGGAAAACATATGGATATGAAGGTGATGGCTTATATTTATTTAAAGCTGATCAACCTTACCTTAAAAGAAGGAAATGCTCCATTTAGCTTTTTCGGCTACGCAGGATTCGGCTCTATTCTTCTTTCCATCAACGGAAACTTCCAGCAATCCATGAGATATTGGACACTGGCGGAAAAGATATTAAAAAAGTTTAAATCAGATGAACTTTACGGAAGATTTGTGTTCGGCCGAACAATTCTTCTGGATTATTTTATGTATCCTTTCCGTTCCATAGTGGACTATACAGAAGAAGCATTTCATAAATGTATGCAGTATGGGGATTATCTTTGGGCTGCGTTCGCGCTTTTTTCCCAGAATACAAACCAATTATACTCCGCAGAAAATTCGATTTCCTATAGGGAAAAGATCAGGGAAAATTTAGAAAGGGGATCTAAGCTAAATTACGATATTCTGATGGTCATGCTTCATTCTTCCGATTCTTATCTGGATCGTTTAGAAGGGAAATCCACCGAAACAGTAAGATATAAGGACAACTTATTTGCGGATCAGGAATTTGAATCCAGGGTTTTGGAGTCTGCAGGAAATGGGACTGCTAATTCTTGGTATGCAACTTTGTTCGGATCATTGGCGTATCTGTCGGGTTATTATTTAGAAACTGAGAGAATTTTTAAAAAGTATCATCCTGATCTTGAGAAATCCAGGATAATGTTCATTTATTCGGAATACAGATTTTATAGATCTTTAGGGCTTTTAAAATTACGTAAGAAGAAGTTAAAGATAACTGAAAAATTTTTCTTTAGATATTCTTTATATTTATTTAAACTTTGGTCACGGATCTATCCACCTAGTTTCCAATTATTCTATTTTGTATTAGCCGGACTCTACGAAGATTATGCAGGAAGAAATGAGAATGCATCCAAATACTTCGACATGGCAATGCAGCAGGTAGAGTCAGAACCTAATGATTTTAGAAAAGCAGTTGTATACCAACATGTGGCAGAATGGAGTTTAGCGCAGGGTAGGACCTCCTACGGGAAGTTTTTAATGCAGAATGCTGTTCGACTCTATGGATCTTGGGGAGCCAAGTCTATCGTAAACTTACTCAGGGACGAACACGGAGAATTACTTCGTCCTCAAGGGACCCCAAAACGTTCTGTGGAAAAAATTCTAGCGGATTCTATGCTTTCCACATCTTTCAGTTTGGATTTAAGAACCGTACTTAAGGCTTCTCAAAGTATCTCAGGAGTGATCGAACTAGGTGAATTATTACGACAACTTATTCGTACTATCATGGAGAATGCGGCGGCTACCAGAGGTTTCTTAATCCTTCCTCAAAACAAAGAACTGTTTTTGATGGCGGGTTCAGATATAGAAGAACCTGGATTTTTACCTAAACCGATCTCACTAGATGAGGCGGGGCATCTTCTTCCGTTAGAAGTTGTGTATTTCTGTTTCCGTTCAGGACAAAAGGTTTTGATCTCGGATGCAGCGAAGGATTCTTTTTATTCCGTAAATCCTTATATTAAAAGAAGTAAACCCAAATCTTTATTATGTATGCCGATCACAAAACAAGGAAGAACATTATGTGTTCTTTATTTAGAAAATCGACTTACTGCAGGGATCTTTGATGAACATAGATTGGAAATTCTGGAGATACTCTCTGCTCAGGCGGCAATTTCATTAGAGAATGCGAAATTGTACGAGGATATCACTCGTATGAACTCCGAGCTGGAAAGAAAAGTAAACGAAAGAACAGAGGAATTAGCCAGATCCCTCTCCATCATCCGAAAGGATATGTTGTATTCCCAAAAGATCCAGAGAAGTATTCTCCCTGAATTGAAAAGTATACCGGGAATGAGATATTCTGTCAATTATCTGCCAATGGATGAAGTAGGAGGGGACTTCTATGATATATGCAAATTAAGCAATGGAAGATATAGATTTTTCTTAGCGGATGCGACGGGTCACGGAGTTCAGGCGGCACTTGTTACGATGGCAATCAAGGGGGAATATGAAAGTTTAAAATCCTCTTTGGAAAAGCCGGGAGAAATACTTTCCGGGTTAAATAACTCTATTTTAAATAAATATAAAACACTCTATTTTACCGGAGCGATCTGCGACGTGGATCTATCCGAGAAAAAAGTATATTTTGCCTCTGCAGGTCATATCTCTCAATTTTTAGTACGCTCTTATCAAACGGAGGAAATGCCTAAGACAGGAGCTATTTTAGGCTTTGTAAAAGATTATCCATATAGAACCGAAGAATATAAAATAGAATCAGGAGCTAGGATCTTTCTTTTTTCAGATGGGATTTACGAACAGTTCGACGAGGACAAATTAGAATACGGAGAGGAAAGGTTTTTACATTCGATTCGATCCAATGCTCAATTCGAGCCTCAGATCCAGGCAGAACGGATACTTTCCGATCTCCAAAATTTCATTTCCAAAAGCTCGATCCAGGATGATATCACTCTTTTGATCTTGGATATAGATTGA
- a CDS encoding sodium:solute symporter family protein, which produces MLGLFVILYICVTILIGAFASRYINSSQDYVLAGRRLPLVLASSALFATWFGSETLMGASSKFVDGGILAVIEDPFGAALCLFLVGIFFAKPLYRMNILTFGDLYKNRFGRKVEFLSALFMIPSYFGWIAAQLVAMGIVIHSLFGFDMYVGILLASVVVLIYTYIGGMWAISITDFLQTILIIVGLLVLVWDLQGKAGGFQTVIATAKPGFFSFFPPLETEAILAYIAAWMTIGLGSIPQQDIFQRVMSSKSEKVAVYSSFLGGGMYLTVAFLPLLAGYFARRVYPEIAAGDNQMILPHVVLVHSTLFIQILFFGALLSAILSTASGAILAPASVLGENLIRPTLKNPSEKLLLRVMRSSVLIVTIVSTGMALSETNIYQLVADSSSISLVSLFVPLIAAIFWKEANATGAVYAMFSGMIVWLGLKFFGPTWLPPTIPALGVSFLGQYLGKYIKISLFESEPELSGDSVPSGGL; this is translated from the coding sequence TTGCTCGGCCTTTTCGTAATTCTATATATCTGTGTTACCATTCTAATCGGGGCATTTGCGTCTAGATATATCAATAGTTCCCAAGACTATGTTTTAGCGGGAAGAAGACTTCCCCTCGTGCTCGCATCTTCCGCTTTATTTGCTACTTGGTTCGGGTCGGAAACTTTGATGGGAGCTTCTTCCAAGTTTGTAGATGGAGGGATCTTAGCCGTGATCGAAGATCCTTTCGGGGCGGCACTTTGCCTTTTCTTAGTTGGAATATTCTTCGCTAAGCCATTGTATCGGATGAATATTCTTACCTTCGGTGACTTATATAAAAATCGTTTTGGTCGAAAGGTAGAATTTCTTTCCGCATTATTTATGATCCCTTCTTATTTCGGTTGGATTGCTGCTCAGCTCGTCGCAATGGGGATAGTTATCCATTCTTTATTCGGGTTTGATATGTATGTAGGAATACTATTGGCATCTGTCGTTGTATTGATCTACACATACATTGGAGGAATGTGGGCAATCTCCATTACGGATTTCTTACAGACCATTTTGATCATAGTGGGACTTTTAGTTTTAGTTTGGGATCTACAGGGTAAGGCGGGTGGATTTCAAACCGTGATTGCAACTGCGAAGCCTGGGTTTTTTTCCTTCTTCCCTCCATTAGAAACAGAAGCGATTCTCGCATACATTGCAGCTTGGATGACAATAGGATTGGGTTCTATTCCGCAACAGGATATTTTCCAAAGAGTGATGTCTTCGAAATCTGAAAAGGTAGCAGTATATTCTTCTTTTTTGGGTGGAGGAATGTATCTAACTGTTGCATTTCTTCCATTGCTCGCAGGATATTTTGCAAGAAGAGTATATCCTGAGATCGCTGCCGGCGATAATCAGATGATACTCCCGCATGTTGTACTCGTACATTCTACTTTATTTATACAGATCTTATTTTTTGGAGCCTTACTTTCCGCAATCTTAAGCACTGCTTCCGGTGCAATTTTGGCTCCTGCTTCCGTTTTAGGGGAGAATTTGATCCGTCCTACTCTGAAAAACCCTTCTGAGAAGCTGCTGTTAAGAGTAATGCGTTCTTCCGTATTGATCGTAACAATTGTTTCTACCGGAATGGCATTGAGTGAAACGAATATTTATCAGTTAGTCGCTGATTCTTCTTCCATCAGTTTAGTTTCTCTTTTTGTTCCTTTGATTGCTGCCATTTTCTGGAAAGAGGCAAATGCAACCGGTGCGGTTTATGCTATGTTCTCCGGGATGATCGTTTGGTTGGGTTTGAAATTTTTCGGGCCGACATGGCTACCACCGACTATTCCGGCTTTAGGGGTTAGCTTTTTAGGTCAATATTTGGGAAAATACATTAAGATTTCTTTATTTGAATCAGAACCGGAATTAAGCGGAGACTCTGTTCCTTCCGGCGGCCTTTGA
- a CDS encoding GGDEF domain-containing protein, which translates to MKFRRYLSEDFSYSKSGEIRKLRTLDNDKSVRILSIFSLFISCILLAQNTLSPGTPIGGHLQLLYGLSFGSSALFSSLMLAVLALKDIKGKKLSYFAMIGYVGILTATTTFATLVDQYHTSDYSAFCFGLLLLPLFLRASFVTYLAIISINVLFFSLGYSYMIERELSSAVATPIIAFSVASMGAAINVEGTRLKSNLLQLQLEESNKNLKELSHKDSLTGLFNRRHLMESLSTLLAASKRYDFPLSVLLLDLDHFKKANDSLGHQVGDKLLATIGRLLSGLVRDCDVAARYGGEEFCVVLSNTNVEGAKFVAERIRARIETETFEEIPWTITVSIGVAARETDETPEDFLKAADKKLYESKAAGRNRVSA; encoded by the coding sequence ATGAAATTCAGAAGATATCTTTCGGAAGACTTTTCTTATTCGAAATCGGGAGAAATCCGCAAACTTCGAACCCTAGATAATGACAAGTCCGTCAGAATTCTTAGCATTTTTTCACTTTTCATTTCCTGTATTCTTTTAGCGCAGAATACTCTTTCTCCGGGAACACCTATCGGCGGGCATCTTCAACTTTTATATGGTTTGAGCTTCGGAAGTTCCGCATTATTCTCCAGTTTGATGCTGGCAGTTTTAGCCTTAAAAGACATAAAAGGCAAAAAACTTTCCTATTTTGCGATGATAGGTTATGTGGGAATTCTAACAGCCACCACTACTTTTGCAACCCTGGTGGATCAGTATCATACTTCAGATTATTCAGCTTTTTGTTTTGGATTACTTCTACTTCCTTTATTTTTAAGAGCAAGTTTTGTGACGTATCTTGCTATTATCTCCATAAACGTTCTCTTCTTTTCGTTAGGATATTCTTATATGATCGAAAGAGAACTTAGCTCGGCGGTTGCAACTCCAATCATTGCATTTTCCGTTGCAAGTATGGGAGCAGCGATCAATGTAGAAGGTACCAGATTAAAAAGTAATCTTCTACAATTACAGCTGGAAGAATCCAATAAAAATCTAAAAGAATTATCTCATAAGGATTCCCTAACAGGCCTTTTTAATAGAAGACACTTAATGGAATCCTTAAGCACTCTTCTGGCGGCTTCTAAAAGATATGATTTTCCTTTGTCTGTCCTTCTACTCGATTTAGACCATTTTAAAAAGGCAAACGATTCTTTAGGGCACCAAGTAGGAGATAAATTACTAGCAACAATCGGAAGATTATTATCCGGGTTAGTAAGAGATTGTGATGTAGCTGCACGTTATGGTGGCGAAGAATTCTGCGTAGTACTCTCTAATACGAATGTAGAAGGAGCCAAATTCGTAGCTGAAAGGATCCGCGCTAGAATCGAAACCGAAACCTTCGAAGAAATTCCTTGGACAATTACTGTAAGTATCGGTGTCGCTGCAAGAGAGACCGACGAGACGCCGGAAGATTTCCTAAAAGCGGCGGATAAGAAATTATACGAATCAAAGGCCGCCGGAAGGAACAGAGTCTCCGCTTAA
- a CDS encoding MFS transporter has translation MESVASLPKTKIVRHELFLILLLASIQFTNIMDFMIMFPLQDYFLKQFQIDTAMFSLVLSSYSFAAAIAALIGANFIDRFNRKSAAIFLYVGFLVGTALCAVANTYSFLLFARITAGIFGGMISGVILSIIGDVFPMEKRGKAMGGVMGAFSAASVLGVPSGIRIAMTSGWNYTFAFIVVLGLPILVLAILYLPSLPSKMEKQKVADFSQLINVLSKRDHLIALAFFMSVILGGFTVVTSIAVFMERNMGFSKTQVSHIYEIGGICTFVSSWIVGFLSDKFGKHKVFLILVLLALLPILAITHLPKDLPVYMALGVTTVFMVLVSGRVIPSMAMLTSAIRPEVRGSFMSVNSSLQSVATGIGALLAGAILIQLPNGTFERFDIVGYFAVGFNLLALYLSRKVKIVS, from the coding sequence ATGGAATCCGTAGCTTCACTTCCTAAAACAAAAATAGTCCGTCATGAATTGTTCCTGATTCTGCTTCTTGCGAGTATTCAATTCACGAACATCATGGATTTTATGATCATGTTCCCGCTTCAGGATTATTTTTTGAAACAATTCCAGATCGACACGGCGATGTTTTCCTTAGTCCTTTCTTCTTATTCATTTGCCGCAGCAATTGCCGCTTTGATCGGAGCTAACTTTATAGATCGTTTTAATCGTAAGTCTGCTGCCATCTTTTTATATGTAGGGTTTTTGGTAGGAACTGCGCTTTGTGCGGTCGCTAATACGTATTCATTTCTTCTTTTTGCAAGGATCACTGCAGGGATTTTCGGCGGAATGATCAGTGGAGTCATTCTCTCTATCATAGGTGATGTTTTCCCGATGGAAAAGAGAGGGAAGGCTATGGGAGGGGTGATGGGTGCATTCTCTGCCGCTTCCGTTTTGGGAGTTCCTTCAGGTATTCGAATAGCGATGACCTCAGGTTGGAATTATACGTTCGCATTTATCGTGGTATTAGGCCTTCCGATCCTGGTTCTTGCCATTCTATATTTGCCTAGCCTTCCTTCTAAAATGGAAAAGCAGAAGGTGGCGGATTTCAGCCAACTGATCAATGTACTTTCGAAAAGGGATCATTTGATCGCTCTGGCATTTTTTATGAGCGTGATCTTGGGTGGATTTACTGTCGTAACTTCGATAGCTGTTTTTATGGAAAGGAATATGGGTTTCTCCAAGACCCAGGTTAGCCATATCTATGAGATCGGAGGGATCTGTACTTTTGTTTCTTCTTGGATCGTAGGGTTCTTGTCGGATAAGTTCGGCAAACATAAGGTTTTTCTGATCCTAGTTCTTCTTGCTTTACTTCCTATTCTTGCAATTACCCATTTGCCTAAGGATTTGCCGGTGTACATGGCGCTCGGAGTTACGACAGTTTTCATGGTCCTAGTATCCGGTCGGGTTATTCCTTCTATGGCGATGTTAACTTCCGCCATTCGACCTGAGGTTAGGGGAAGTTTCATGTCAGTGAACTCTAGCCTACAGAGTGTGGCTACAGGTATAGGAGCGCTTCTTGCTGGAGCGATCTTGATCCAATTGCCGAATGGAACTTTCGAAAGATTTGATATAGTAGGGTATTTCGCGGTCGGTTTTAATCTTCTTGCTCTCTATCTATCCAGAAAGGTGAAAATAGTTTCCTAA